The region AGTCCAAGTACAGGTGAATAAAATTATTACGTATGAAAAAACCCCTATGACAGGCGCAAATTGGTATAAAAATGCTGTGGGAGTGGCATCTGATGAAGGACCTGGCGATGATGGCGAATATGATTATGAACATTTGCGAAATATTCGAACCAAGCTACTAGGCTTTACTTATACCAACGTAGCTGAATTGTATGATGGTTCGCAAGGCGGTGCTGATGCGATAGGCAACCCTACTGCAGCTGACCTAGCTGCTTTAGTTAATGCAGGAGTAAGCTTGATAAATTACACAGGACATGGAAGTCCTACTTCTTTTGCGACCACAGGATATTCTAACGCTGATGTAAATGCGAGTACAAATGGGCATAAACTTCCTATTATCTTTTCTGTGGCATGTGTAAATGGGGACTTTACTTCAGGTACCTGTTTTGCTGAAGCATGGCTACGCAAAGCTAACGGTGGCGCTATAGCTACTCTAATGTCCACAGTTAATCAAAGCTGGAACCCCCCTATGGAAGGACAAGATGAAATGAATGACATCCTTACACAACAATACCCAACTAACAAAAAATTCACTTTTGCAGGTGTTGCTATGAATGGTTGTATGAAGATGAACGATTCTTATGGCACAGCAGGCGAAGACATGACCGATACATGGACAGTATTCGGCGATCCTTCTTTGATGTACTACACAAATAGTCCCTCACTTTTGACTGCAACGCATATTTCTACTACCCCTGTGGGTACCAGTAACTTGGTTGTTAATTGCCCTGTGGATGGTGCATTAGTAGGCTTAATGTATCAAGGCGATTTAATTGCAAGTGGATTTATCAGCGGAGGAACGGTTAACTTAACCTTCTCACCTGTAAATTTGCCTGACACTATTTTTGTTACTGTTACCGCTTTTAATAAAACTCCTTATTTTGGTTTTGTGAAAGTACAGCCTGCATCAGGACCGTATGTAGTTCGTTTGTCTTCTAGCGTTAACGATGCGGTTACAGGTAATAATAATGGAAATGCAGATTTTGCAGAAAACATTCAGCTAAACATGACCCTCAAAAATGTAGGTGTTGCTACTGCAAATAATGTTAATACAACGCTTTCTACTACAAGCCCTTATGCTACTGTTACTGTGCCTAATCAAAATTTTGGCGATATAGCTGCAGGCGTAACAGCTACCCAGAATGGAGTATATGGGATCACTATTGCTAATAATGTCCCTGACCAAACTGCGATAAACTTTAACCTAAATATCACTGATGATGCAGGTAATGTGTGGAATAGTCCTTTTGTTATTGTTGCGAATGCACCTAAATTTAATGCACATAACGCTATTACTATCAACGACGCTACGGGAAACAATAATCACCGCTTAGATGCTGGTGAAAACAATGTGCAGCTAATTATACCTTCTTATAACATTGGGCATGCTCAAAGTCCTCCTGCCGTAGGTACTTTGACCACTACTAGTCCTTATTTGAGTATTGTGTCAGGTAGTTTTAGTTTGGGAGTAATGAACACTACTGGAACATATAATGCTAACTTTTTGGTCAATGTATCGCCAACTACGCCAAGAAATACGCTTGCCACACTTCATTATACTATTACAGCAGGGGCTTACAGCTTTACTAAAACTTATACAGTACGCATGAACGTAGAAATGGAAGACTTTGAAAGCAATACTTTAACTTCGTATCCTTGGATTACTTCAGGTGCAGCCAATTGGTTCGTAACTAACCAAGATCCTTACGAAGGTGATTACTGTGTAGAATCAGGCGATATTAACGATAACGAAAATTCTGTTTTGGAAATCTTTGCTAATGTCCAAACGCCTGATAGCTTGTCATTCTACTATAAAGTGTCTTCCGAAGAGTATTTTGACTTTTTAGAGTTTTACATAAATGGTATCAAAGTCAGTAGCTGGTCTGGTATAATTCCTTGGAAAAGGGCATCTTATTACATTCATACAGCAGG is a window of Bacteroidia bacterium DNA encoding:
- a CDS encoding C25 family cysteine peptidase; the protein is MKKYYFFLALVVFYWHVQAQNRIELVSSTINETVLTLYNLNFIQKPVLTHKGNAVIIQAEQATPILKQAAPDLPKYTTSIIIPDQAEMQIEVIHSQYTDYLNIDVAPSKGNFTRDISPESVPYIYGEAYSKNAFYPGKLADLRSPHIVRDYRGQTVVLYPFQYNPVTRVLRVYTQMTVKISTKSLIGGENPLVNKRNHPLDRNFELTYQRHFLNYNALSTGKTTYTPVNDYGKMLIICHDAFASAVQPLVQWKKQKGIPTELVLSSAVGTTPTAIKSYIQNYYNLNGLTFVLLVGDHAQIPAYSMPIGASDNAYTYVVGTDHYPDLFIGRLSANTISEVQVQVNKIITYEKTPMTGANWYKNAVGVASDEGPGDDGEYDYEHLRNIRTKLLGFTYTNVAELYDGSQGGADAIGNPTAADLAALVNAGVSLINYTGHGSPTSFATTGYSNADVNASTNGHKLPIIFSVACVNGDFTSGTCFAEAWLRKANGGAIATLMSTVNQSWNPPMEGQDEMNDILTQQYPTNKKFTFAGVAMNGCMKMNDSYGTAGEDMTDTWTVFGDPSLMYYTNSPSLLTATHISTTPVGTSNLVVNCPVDGALVGLMYQGDLIASGFISGGTVNLTFSPVNLPDTIFVTVTAFNKTPYFGFVKVQPASGPYVVRLSSSVNDAVTGNNNGNADFAENIQLNMTLKNVGVATANNVNTTLSTTSPYATVTVPNQNFGDIAAGVTATQNGVYGITIANNVPDQTAINFNLNITDDAGNVWNSPFVIVANAPKFNAHNAITINDATGNNNHRLDAGENNVQLIIPSYNIGHAQSPPAVGTLTTTSPYLSIVSGSFSLGVMNTTGTYNANFLVNVSPTTPRNTLATLHYTITAGAYSFTKTYTVRMNVEMEDFESNTLTSYPWITSGAANWFVTNQDPYEGDYCVESGDINDNENSVLEIFANVQTPDSLSFYYKVSSEEYFDFLEFYINGIKVSSWSGIIPWKRASYYIHTAGVHNFKWVYTKDYIISFHEDCAWLDEITFPPLSTPTGLQQSSLNSELKLYPNPMREVSFIHYTINQNTKVSIYVTDIQGKRLLTLKESENQMKGEYTIGLHRSMLPAGTYIVELVLGNTVNTQKLVITE